One Cuculus canorus isolate bCucCan1 chromosome 2, bCucCan1.pri, whole genome shotgun sequence genomic region harbors:
- the MRPL3 gene encoding 39S ribosomal protein L3, mitochondrial, giving the protein MAGSGLLGRLWSRLRAAATGGSLGAAAAPAAPGGRGQLGFIVRHINSATWWHEHLSEENVEFLKKITTEESKAQTASKLCPLKDEPWPLNEWKPDSVRVGVVAVKLGMMPIWTKSGKKHAVTLLKVQDCHVLKYISKEESGGKSAKLLVGGKNVSPFSRSESAMEIFREAGVPPKQKLTMFNVTDDALVKPGTPLYAAHFRPGQFVDVTGKTIGKGFQGVMKRWGFKGQPASHGQTKTHRRPGALSTNKAAKVYRGKKMPGKMGNIYRTSFGLKVWRINTKHDIIYVNGSVPGHTNCLVKVKDSKLPTYKEQNKNPPFPTFFADGDEKLPEDLYDEEMFQFTDPSVTYT; this is encoded by the exons GGGGCAGCTGGGCTTCATAGTCAGGCACATTAACAGTGCGACGTGGTGGCATGAGCATCTTTCCGAAGAGAATGTCGAGTTCCTGAAGAAGATAACTACGGAGGAATCCAAAGCTCAGACAGCCAGCAAGCTGTGCCCTCTGAAAGATGAGCCGTGGCCGCTGAATGAGTGGAAACCAG ATTCCGTCAGAGTTGGTGTTGTTGCGGTGAAACTGGGAATGATGCCAATATGGACCAAGTCAGGAAAAAAGCATGCTGTTACACTACTTAAG gtGCAAGATTGCCAcgttttaaaatatatttcaaaggaAGAGTCTGGTGGAAAATCAGCTAAACTACTTGTTGGAGGCAAAAATGTATCTCCTTTTTCT AGATCAGAGTCTGCAATGGAAATTTTTAGAGAAGCTGGAGTACCACCGAAGCAGAAACTTACAATGTTTAATGTCACAGATGATGCCCTAGTTAAACCAG GCACTCCTTTGTATGCTGCTCACTTCCGCCCAGGGCAGTTCGTGGATGTTACTGGAAAAAC gattGGTAAAGGATTTCAAGGTGTCATGAAGAGGTGGGGGTTTAAAGGCCAGCCTGCGAGCCACGGGCAGACAAAAACTCACAGACGTCCTGGAGCATTATCTACCAAT AAAGCTGCCAAAGTTTATCGTGGAAAGAAAATGCCTGGTAAAATGGGTAACATCTATAGGACATCTTTCGGATTAAAG GTGTGGAGGATAAACACAAAACATGATATTATTTATGTGAATGGGTCTGTTCCAGGTCACACAAATTGTCTGGTGAAG GTCAAAGACAGCAAATTGCCTACTTacaaggaacaaaataaaaaccctcCATTCCCTACGTTTTTTGCTGATGGAGATGAAAAACTACCAGAAGACTTGTATGATGAGGAGATGTTCCAGTTCACAGATCCATCTGTCACATATACATAA